One Pseudomonas sp. AN-1 genomic region harbors:
- the recO gene encoding DNA repair protein RecO: MIAASRPAFVLHSRPYKETSALVDFLTAEGRLRAVLRGARGKSGSLARPFLALELELRGLGELKTVARLEAGGIPHLLSGDALFSGLYLNELLVRLLPAEDPHPALFEHYAATLAALAAGRPLEPLLRAFEWRLLDDLGYGFALDRDCRGQPVEAAALYQWLPEVGFQVIAQWQPGLFHGRELLALAAADWQTPGALAAAKRLMRQALAPHLGGRPLASRELFINRKESRRD; this comes from the coding sequence ATGATCGCCGCCTCTCGTCCCGCCTTCGTCCTGCACTCCCGCCCCTACAAGGAAACCAGTGCCCTGGTGGACTTCCTCACCGCCGAGGGTCGCCTGCGCGCGGTGCTGCGCGGTGCGCGCGGCAAGAGCGGCAGCCTGGCGCGGCCGTTCCTGGCGCTGGAGCTGGAGCTGCGCGGGCTGGGCGAGCTGAAGACGGTGGCGCGCTTGGAGGCGGGCGGCATTCCCCATCTGCTGAGCGGCGACGCGCTGTTCAGTGGCCTCTACCTCAACGAACTGCTGGTGCGCCTGCTGCCGGCGGAAGATCCGCATCCCGCGCTGTTCGAGCACTATGCCGCGACCCTGGCCGCGCTGGCTGCCGGGCGGCCGCTGGAGCCGTTGCTGCGCGCCTTCGAATGGCGCCTGCTGGACGATCTGGGCTATGGTTTCGCCCTCGACCGCGACTGCCGGGGGCAGCCGGTCGAGGCCGCGGCGCTGTACCAGTGGCTGCCGGAGGTCGGTTTCCAGGTCATCGCGCAGTGGCAGCCCGGCCTGTTCCACGGCCGCGAGCTGCTGGCGCTGGCGGCGGCCGACTGGCAGACGCCGGGAGCCCTGGCCGCGGCCAAGCGGCTGATGCGCCAGGCGCTGGCGCCGCATCTGGGCGGTCGGCCGCTGGCCAGCCGCGAGCTGTTCATCAATCGCAAGGAGTCCCGTCGTGACTGA